The DNA window CTGACCGAAGAGCAGCACGCAGCGGCGGGGAAGTGTGCTGCTCTCCAGCGGCTTCGAGCCGGGGAGGTTGTCGATGCCGACCACCGGCAGCCCCTCCCCCGCCGCCCAGGCCACGAACTCCTCGATCGTCGGGTGATGCCGGACGTGCTGGTAGCGGTCGGTCACCATGGCGCCCCGCCGGTTCCAGCGCCGCCGCCCGACGATGTGCACCTCGGCGGCGAGGAAGGCGTTGGCGTTGCGGACCACCGTGCCGATGTTGAAGTCGTGCTGCCAGTTCTCGACGGCCACATGGAAGTCGTGCCGGCGGCGGTCCAGGTCGGCCACCACGGCCTCGCGCCGCCAGTAGCGGTACCGGTCCACGACGTTGCGCCGGTCGCCCTGGGCGAGCAGCTCCGGGTCGTAGCGCGGGTCGTCCGGCGGGTCGCCGGGCCACGGCCCCACGCCCACGTCGAGCTGGTCGTCGGTCACGGTCTGCAGAGGGTACGGCCCGACCGGCGGAACGGCCGTCACGGGCCGGCGGATCAGCGCAGGTCCAGCGCCCCGGCGAGCCGGTCGAGGAAGCGCCGGTCGGCGGGGCTCGGGACGGCCTCGCCGGCCCGGCACACGCGGGCCGCCACCGACTCCACCCACTGCCGGTACGCGGCCGAGTCGGCGGGGTCCGCGCGCCGGCGCAGCACCCGCACAGTGGCCCGGGCGGCGGCGAGCAGGTCGACCAGGTCGGTGAGGCGCTCGTCCCGGTCGGCGGCGCCGTCGTGGCGGGCGTAGATCGCGGCGACCACGGCCCGGATGAGGTCGCTGTCGAAGGCCCGGCCGGCGGCCACTGCGTCCAGCCCGGCGAGCCCGGCGGCGACACCGCGCGGCGGACGGCCCGGACCGGGCGCGGCGGCGGCGACGAGGACCCGGCCCGGCAGGTCGGTCAGCAGGTCCCACTCGGCCGCGGAGTAGACGGCGGTGGTCAGCGGTGCGGCACGGCGGCCGGCAGAGGGCGGCTCTCCGGCGACGGAGTGGCTCATGGTGACCTCCGGCGTCAGCATATGCCCC is part of the Micromonospora halotolerans genome and encodes:
- a CDS encoding TrmH family RNA methyltransferase codes for the protein MTDDQLDVGVGPWPGDPPDDPRYDPELLAQGDRRNVVDRYRYWRREAVVADLDRRRHDFHVAVENWQHDFNIGTVVRNANAFLAAEVHIVGRRRWNRRGAMVTDRYQHVRHHPTIEEFVAWAAGEGLPVVGIDNLPGSKPLESSTLPRRCVLLFGQEGPGLSEVARAACDQLFSIAQYGSTRSINAGVASGIAMHAWIRAYAGPPPE